Proteins encoded in a region of the Plasmodium falciparum 3D7 genome assembly, chromosome: 1 genome:
- a CDS encoding aspartate--tRNA ligase has translation MINCLLQLNGRLNYLKKYLLLINLFNLKNKDINFILVRKGLFVCGLRKMEKDDVVSSTPAATEEAVMNDKKKEKKAKKLAEKELKLAKKLERENLKNEAAKVLDYVCEDINKDNYGYIKVSTLQKYADSIMELYNLEDIYNFFVKSEDCENEKREICVDKNVGDVKDAYNEENLLGKKKIWVRGRIHDIRSKGSIAFIILRHKLYSLQCILDIKNNNNDKNMMKWVSNLSLECIVDIYGEIKKPEIPIDSTNIKYEIHINKIFCLSKTMKELPFLLKDANMKETNDEITIKVNQDNRLNNRCFDLRTYANYSIFSLQSVICHIFRTFLLQHNFVEIHTPKLLGESSEGGANAFKINYFNQNGYLAQSPQLYKQMCINSGFDKVFEVGPVFRAENSNTYRHLCEYVSLDIEMTYKFDYMENVHFYDSMFKHIFKELTNNEKNKTFIKTIKNQYPSDDFVWLDKTPIFTYEEAIKILIKNGKLFLKEEDILTYDLTTDLEKELGKLIKLSHNTDYYIIINFPSSLRPFYTMYKEDDPKISNSYDFFMRGEEILSGSQRISDMKLLLENIKLFNLDPNKLNFYIDSFAYSSYPHSGCGIGLERVLMLFLGLNNIRKTSLFPRDPKRLIP, from the coding sequence ATGATAAACTGCCTATTACAGTTGAATGGTAGattgaattatttaaaaaaatatttattattaataaatttgtttaatttaaaaaataaggatataaattttatattagtaAGAAAAGGTTTGTTTGTATGTGGTCTTAGAAAAATGGAAAAGGATGATGTTGTGAGTAGTACCCCTGCAGCTACGGAAGAAGCTGTGATGAATGATAAGAAGAAAGAGAAGAAGGCTAAAAAGCTAGCTGAGAAAGAATTAAAGTTAGCTAAGAAATTGGAAAGagagaatttaaaaaatgaagcaGCAAAAGTATTAGATTATGTTTgtgaagatataaataaagataattatGGGTATATAAAAGTAAGTACATTACAAAAGTATGCAGATAGTATTAtggaattatataatttagaagatatatataatttttttgtaaaatcaGAAGATTGTGAAAATGAGAAGAGAGAAATATGTGTTGATAAAAATGTAGGTGATGTAAAAGATGcatataatgaagaaaatttattaggaaagaagaaaatatggGTAAGAGGAAGAATTCATGATATTAGATCAAAGGGTTCGAttgcttttattatattaaggCATAAATTATATTCCCTTCAATGTATATTagatataaagaataataataatgataagaatATGATGAAATGGGTAAGTAATTTATCTTTAGAATGTATTGTTGATATATATGGAGAGATTAAAAAACCTGAGATACCCATTGATagtacaaatataaaatatgaaattcatataaataaaatattttgtttaagTAAAACTATGAAAGAATtaccatttttattaaaagatgCTAATATGAAAGAGACGAATGAtgaaataacaataaaagtAAATCAAGATAATCGATTAAATAACAGATGCTTTGATTTACGAACATATGCAAATTATAGTATTTTTTCCTTACAATCAGTTATATGTCATATCTTTAGAACCTTTTTATTACAGCACAATTTTGTTGAAATTCATACACCTAAATTGTTGGGAGAAAGTAGTGAAGGTGGTGCTAAtgcttttaaaataaattattttaatcaaAATGGCTACTTAGCACAATCCCcacaattatataaacagATGTGTATTAACTCAGGTTTTGATAAAGTTTTTGAAGTTGGTCCAGTATTTCGAGCAGAAAATAGTAATACTTATAGACACTTATGTGAATATGTATCATTAGATATTGAGATGACATATAAATTTGATTATATGGAAAATGTCCATTTTTATGATTCTAtgtttaaacatatatttaaagaattaactaataatgaaaaaaataaaacatttattaaaacaattAAAAATCAGTACCCATCAGATGATTTTGTGTGGTTAGATAAAACACCCATTTTCACATATGAAGAAGCTATTaagattttaataaaaaatgggaaattatttttaaaagaagaagacATATTAACATATGATTTAACAACAGACTTAGAAAAGGAATTAGGAAAATTAATTAAACTATCTCATAATAcagattattatattataataaatttccCATCATCTTTAAGACCTTTCTATACTATGTATAAAGAAGATGATCCTAAAATATCTAATTCATATGACTTTTTTATGAGAGGAGAAGAAATTTTATCAGGTTCTCAAAGAATAAGTGATATGAAGTTATTGTTGGAAaacattaaattatttaatttagaTCCAAACAAATTGAACTTTTATATAGATTCTTTTGCATATTCTTCATATCCTCACTCTGGTTGTGGAATAGGTTTAGAGAGAGTGCTTATGTTGTTTTTGGGTTTGaataatattagaaaaaCGTCTTTATTCCCAAGGGACCCCAAGAGGTTGATACCTTGA
- a CDS encoding vacuolar protein sorting-associated protein VTA1, putative: MVEGQNDTSLGESKKINMKTIEFVIKKSEELETNHSLVSFLCILFVVEKLNDYVKVNYADIDRKNVLIKCLNKAEEMRPSFGSLDYNVLSNFCEKLFLAADKNDRNEVITKKTLQMFFTSKIFYEILNHFKNLSTEENKKYVYAKYKTIYLKKCFDNNITPEPGSPKNEDAVSEVDNKIDDEDKEEEEQITNDKYEHYEENNNDYYKGREKIGTQSKGTEDSVDFNLSLKHAQYAVNALIFEDRDTAKRELKLSLSYLE; encoded by the exons ATGGTTGAAGGGCAAAATGATACAAGTTTAGGAgaaagtaaaaaaattaatatgaaAACGATTGaatttgtaataaaaaaatcagAAGAACTAGAAACAAATCATTCATTAG TTTCTTtcttatgtattttatttgttgtgGAGAAGTTAAATGATTATGTCAAAGTTAATTACGCAGATATAG atAGGAAGAATGTATTAATTAAATGTTTAAATAAAGCAGAAGAAATGAGGCCATCCTTTGGTTCTCTTGATTATAATGTCTTGTCAAATTTTTGTGAAA aACTATTTTTGGCTGCTGATAAGAATGATAGGAATGAagttataacaaaaaaaacattgCAAATGTTTTTTACatctaaaatattttatgaaatattaaatcattttaaaaatttaagtactgaagaaaacaaaaaatatgtgtatgcaaaatataaaacgatatatttgaaaaaatgctttgataataatataacaccTGAACCAGGTTCACCCAAAAATGAGGATGCTGTTTCag AGGTTGATAATAAGATTGATGATGAAGACAAAGAAGAAGAGGAACAAATaacaaatgataaatatgaacattatgaagaaaataataatgattattataaggGAAGAGAAAAAATAG gTACACAAAGTAAAGGAACAGAAGATAGCGTAGATTTTAATTTAAGCCTAAAGCATGCCCAATATGCTGTTAAcg CTTTAATTTTTGAAGACCGAGATACAGCGAAACGCGAGCTCAAATTATCCCTTTCATATttagaataa
- a CDS encoding vacuolar protein sorting-associated protein 51, putative has translation MENKNNRRKNVSSMLYNYYNFEARNKVEELEECRDNNRNNIDRINNISKMNNSVDDNNFFDKDENIKEKSTILKSSDNNSINLRIDENYKNIENDIKQCNEENVMDKMNYIDEFDMNCSNFNVNNYFKELLEKSSMYDLINKSKKVDKEIKQNDSCMQTLIYENYNKFINAADALVLLKEKFKCVKDKMKEINNHLDYIDKESNFLNNDIFKNYEKIENLIEIKKLLNHINEIMKIPEYMYSYILEKKYMKSLKMFIKVIPFFHKNKDLVIFQNLYLDCNNLANIACHFFLKKLNKEKNVSKLPVQSHKKDDKKCYSKNDVKSDIRDNNKCVHHLDESKNHMDYNKNYVDEGDKCFYFFDNNNLEESFESLHSYVLSSEEVAECLNLVLSYGMDRKEIKKLYLKNRIDCLKYLMYNIFSLKNHGFFFFVRKAQDFKSSFFDHNYQEFHIDKQNKKNEYNKNNGNTEYFYNNIFENIFILCYKHLLYFFFSLLENYEKIFMKRNNFINNFDGHKGCFISFFYKEGEHPDDKNLNNNIDYLRYLINNLDESFQDKSGKTRCEHFVMSYDNNKNKNNNKNNNNNNKNNNNNNKNNNNNNKNNNNDRYTYLHKSFDLSKKLLLNDLLNIDDDNKIIEALVYIFFKVLCKITIDYIYMFNPPIKLIVKLLKTLIDNVNGHNYNNNNNNNNIYYKDKILYDMNRFIKKIYYVLLKLYFYNLCFHINIYLYTYFQKCDEKKLIDILESKNELSHYILLKLCLTFMDFEPFYVEIKLENNFYVKHFFNFVIIYLESLSRHIDSFIYYFVCVHEKSSFIQEGNVLKYIKDEHKKECSKDATFSNNKGDDNGHHNYIHGKEDIHGKEDIHSNEDIHGNKDIHSNEDIHGNEDIHSNEDIHGKEDIHSNEDIHGKEDIHRNEDIHRNEDIHGKEDIHSNEDIHSNEDIHSNTHFDNQLSKDFPYFMYEPADNIIYEDKENIFTHKNLYYMIDEENTIHCKHRKKKDEPFCGFYKKLKNYLYSSVYVNHVHMKHILVEIKKYMKMEYTIFLTHITGSLKFGKIKKIKEIYFLLCLVWIFHNIKREGVSKIFNVITDMYKEANDLINGCKRIDMGCSLDYLLHKDIYPFIKETEKEKEKENKKNKKLKLKDGDSINYDNEQGLEYTNGAHIFINKNYEKGEDKKIKNLTFTYSEEEKKNKLYEFNFDNNNICGDDNNICGDDNNIYDDDYNICGDDNNIYDDDYNIYDDDDNNIYDNNHNNNICDNYSHERNTKNIIIKMTKDEEEKRQNINDKNRKKKYVIGISNFVKYKFHEKCNELTNVFISYYINTISNHIKSYVEKDTYEEDTKSNLVSNNFVYCMKHIDIFYKYLKYFVYQNKSASVINFEGQEREYVFSDMYEKIEEEFQELGKKYLQDKCMRLGKNNNGRTDIGIVEQNNSVLYKDNNLVVQNNNMLDKSNHMVDHNNHIRGRKYIMNDKEYNEDNKMSNGNRKEQIMENNNLLFDMNKDEKNLEMYMYKLFMLKMKNYRKHLPTEINKILLLIIKIVFKNYMEYIRKCHMNEKKLYKMQIDFFFFYHCLKHYIPCDDENVLFVILNEVLINAKGRIRGIQNKRDEDDGASSYQGYLLLDDIHIDFEENKLFILKMFKE, from the coding sequence atggaaaataaaaataatagaagaaaaaatgtgAGTTCcatgttatataattattacaattttgAGGCAAGAAATAAAGTTGAGGAGTTAGAAGAATGTCGTGATAATAATAGGAACAATATAGATAGGATAAATAACATAagtaaaatgaataattcggttgatgataataatttttttgataaggatgaaaatataaaagaaaagagtactatattaaaaagtagtgataataatagtattaatTTAAGAATAgatgaaaattataagaatatagAGAATGATATAAAACAATGTAATGAAGAGAATGTAATGgataaaatgaattatatagaTGAATTTGATATGAATTGCTCTAAttttaatgtaaataattattttaaagaattattagAAAAATCTAGTATGtatgatttaataaataaatcgaAAAAGGtagataaagaaataaaacaaaatgatagCTGTATGCAAACCTTAATTTATGAGAATtacaataaatttattaatgcAGCTGATGCTCTcgttttattaaaagaaaagttTAAATGtgtaaaagataaaatgaaagaaattaataatcATTTAGATTATATAGATAAAGAATCTAATTTtctaaataatgatatttttaaaaattatgaaaagatAGAAAATTTGattgaaataaaaaagttattaaatcatataaatgaaataatgaaaataccagaatatatgtattcttatattttagaaaaaaaatatatgaaatcaTTGAAAATGTTTATTAAGGTCATTCCCTTTTTTCATAAGAATAAAGACCTTGttatatttcaaaatttatatttagatTGTAATAATTTAGCAAACATCGcatgtcatttttttttgaaaaagttgaataaggaaaaaaatgtaaGTAAGTTACCTGTGCAATCTCATAAAAAGgatgataaaaaatgttatagtAAAAACGATGTGAAAAGTGATATTAGGGATAATAACAAATGTGTACATCATTTGGATGAGAGCAAAAATCATAtggattataataaaaattacgtTGATGAAGGTGacaaatgtttttatttttttgataataataatttagaagAATCATTTGAATCATTACACTCTTATGTGTTGTCGAGCGAAGAGGTTGCTGAGTGTTTGAATTTGGTTTTATCATATGGTATGGAcagaaaagaaataaaaaagttataTTTGAAGAATAGAATAGattgtttaaaatatttaatgtataatatatttagttTAAAGAACcatggtttttttttttttgttaggAAAGCCCAGGATTTTAAGAGTTCTTTCTTTGATCATAATTATCAAGAATTTCATATTgataaacaaaacaaaaaaaatgaatataataagaataatggTAATAcggaatatttttataacaatatattcgaaaatatatttatattgtgtTATAAACACCTactctatttttttttcagtttattagaaaattatgaaaaaatatttatgaaaagaaataattttattaataattttgatgGACATAAAGGTTgctttatatcatttttttataaagaagGAGAACATCCTGATGATAAAaacttaaataataatattgattatttaagatatttaattaataatttggaTGAATCCTTTCAAGATAAAAGCGGAAAGACTCGATGTGAACATTTTGTTATgtcatatgataataataaaaataaaaacaataataaaaacaataataataataacaaaaacaataataataataacaaaaacaataataataataataaaaacaataataatgatagatATACTTATCTTCATAAATCTTTCGATTTAAGtaagaaattattattaaatgatttattaaatatagatgatgataataaaattattgaggctttagtatatatattttttaaagtgttatgtaaaataactatagattatatatatatgtttaatccACCCATAAAATTGattgtaaaattattaaaaacgTTGATAGATAATGTAAATggtcataattataataataataataataataataatatatattataaagataagatattatatgatatgaaTAGATTTATTAAGaagatatattatgtattattaaaattatatttttataatttatgctttcatataaatatatatttatacacatattttcaaaaatgtGATGAAAAAAAGCTAATAGATATTTTAGAAAGTAAAAACGAATTAAGCCATTATATACTCTTAAAGTTATGTTTAACTTTTATGGACTTTGAACCTTTTTATGTTGaaataaaattagaaaataatttttatgtgaagcacttttttaatttcgtaattatatatttagaatCCTTATCAAGACATATtgattcttttatatattattttgtgtgTGTACATGAGAAGAGTAGTTTTATTCAAGAAGGGaatgtattaaaatatattaaagatgAACATAAAAAGGAGTGTAGTAAGGATGCTACGTTTAGTAATAATAAGGGTGATGATAATggtcatcataattatattcatgGTAAAGAAGATATTCATGGTAAAGAAGATATCCATAGTAATGAAGATATTCATGGTAATAAGGATATTCATAGTAATGAAGATATTCATGGTAATGAAGATATCCATAGTAATGAAGATATTCATGGTAAAGAAGATATTCATAGTAATGAAGATATTCATGGTAAAGAAGATATTCATAGGAATGAAGATATTCATAGGAATGAAGATATTCATGGTAAAGAAGATATTCATAGTAATGAAGATATTCATAGTAATGAAGATATTCATAGTAATACCCATTTCGATAATCAACTTAGTAAGgattttccttattttatGTACGAACCTGCAGACAATATCATTTATGAagataaggaaaatatatttacacataaaaatttatattatatgatcgATGAAGAAAATACAATACATTGCAAACATCGAAAGAAAAAGGATGAGCCATTTTGTggattttataaaaagttaaagaattatttatattcatcagTGTATGTGAATCATGTTCATATGAAACACATTTTAGtagaaataaagaaatatatgaagatggaatatacaatttttttgaCACACATAACGGGTTCGTTAAAATTTGGaaagataaaaaagataaaggaaatatattttttattatgtcttGTATGgatatttcataatattaaaaggGAAGGTGtttctaaaatatttaatgttATAACGGATATGTATAAAGAAGCAAATGATTTAATTAATGGATGTAAAAGGATAGATATGGGGTGTAGCTTGGATTACCTTCTTCATAAGGATATATATCCATTTATTAAAGAAACggaaaaggaaaaggaaaaggaaaataaaaaaaataaaaaattaaaattaaaggaTGGTGATAGtattaattatgataatgaacAAGGATTGGAATATACGAATGGTgctcatatatttattaataaaaattatgaaaaaggtgaagataaaaaaataaaaaatttaacgTTTACATATAGTGAggaggaaaagaaaaataaattatatgagtttaattttgataataataatatatgtggtgatgataataatatatgtggtgatgataataatatatatgatgatgattataatatatgtggtgatgataataatatatatgatgatgattataacatatatgatgatgatgataataatatatacgacaataatcataataataatatatgtgataaTTATTCCCATGAAAggaatacaaaaaatataattataaagatgACAAAGGATGAGGAAGAGAAAAGacaaaatattaatgataagaatagaaaaaagaaatatgttATAGGGATAAGTAATTTTGTTAAATACAAATTTCATGAAAAATGTAACGAATTAACAAATGtgtttatttcatattatattaatacaatatCTAATCATATCAAATCATATGTAGAAAAGGACACATATGAAGAAGATACTAAAAGCAATCTTGTTAGTAACAATTTTGTATATTGTATGAaacatatagatatattttataagtatttaaaatattttgtatatcagAATAAATCAGCAAGTGTAATAAATTTTGAAGGACAGGAAAGAGAATATGTTTTTAGTGATATGTATGAAAAAATTGAAGAAGAGTTTCAAGAATTAGGAAAGAAATATTTACAGGATAAATGTATGAGACTAGGGAAGAATAATAATGGAAGAACGGATATAGGAATTGTTGAACAGAATAATAGTGTGCTTTATAAGGACAACAATTTGGTTGTTCAAAATAACAATATGTTAGATAAAAGTAACCATATGGTTGATCATAATAACCATATAAGGGgaaggaaatatattatgaatgaTAAGGAATATAATGAGGATAACAAAATGTCAAATGGTAATAGAAAAGAACAGATTATGGAGAATAATAACCTCCTTTTTGATATGAATAAGGACGAGAAAAATTTAGAgatgtatatgtataaattattcATGTTGAAGATGAAGAATTATAGAAAACATCTTCCAAcagaaattaataaaatacttcttttaattattaaaattgtgttcaaaaattatatggaatatataagaaaGTGTCATATGAATGAGAAAAAGTTATACAAAATGCAAATtgactttttctttttttatcattgtTTAAAACATTACATACCTtgtgatgatgaaaatgtattatttgtTATCCTAAATGAAGTGTTAATAAATGCAAAGGGTAGAATTAGAggaatacaaaataaaagagaTGAGGATGATGGTGCTTCATCTTATCAAGGATATTTATTATTGGATGATATTCATATTGATTtcgaagaaaataaattatttatattgaaaaTGTTTAAAGAGTAA
- a CDS encoding nucleoside transporter 4 — protein MLKKSEEIQIKVIFFFIGLLLSLPSHILINVSFLINHIYKEEIAITVMGFLSGFMIISSFLQLTFEFTSFKWIMICNGLNVFNLLLLLIFVCVMKCSKYYIYGISGIIGFFIGYLYSSCTKYSLLFPLKVNGYMVTGISFSSLFFFAINLIMSYFSIEDGNISSYYNTIYLSIGTIVFIEFIILVCIIFIQYNSPYFKEQKEKIESAQNKKCIEYNGSNDLCEVEKGKNKSSENIQSNNVSMISKCKNKIKNVGKMFNCANIIEGACLIRYYYLCLIPIFFSFFVTSIIYPHMIPNKLKKNVYYKYLFMFLYQLSDLIFHIIVTVYYSAFNFFKQKYVAILCLSRILLLLLSFKIKNLTEASFLYSNTFLSFLIFVIGGTNGSLINISYARISDCFEESNKKTKQIAVASSFCALCLLMSFALAPWFCNAIIHL, from the exons ATGTTGAAGAAAAGCGAGGAGATCCAGATAAAggttatctttttttttataggttTGCTTTTGAGTTTACCCTcccatattttaataaatgtatcTTTTTTGATTAATCACATATACAAGGAAGAGATAGCTATAACGGTTATGGGTTTTTTATCAGGATTTATGataatatcatcatttttacaATTAACTTTTGAATTTACATCTTTTAAATGGATTATGATATGTAACGGATTAaatgtttttaatttattattattattaatttttgtatGTGTAATGAAAtgttcaaaatattatatatatggtatatCCGGGATTATCGGTTTTTTTATTGGTTATTTGTATTCATCGTGTACAAAATATTCTTTGCTATTTCCTTTAAAAGTCAATGGTTATATGGTTACAGGAATTAGTTtctcttcattatttttttttgctataaatttaataatgtcGTATTTTTCTATCGAAGATGGTAATATAAGTTCATATTACAacacaatatatttatccaTAGGAACTATAGTTTTTATCGAATTCATTATACTtgtttgtataatttttatacaatataattcTCCATATTTCAAGGAGCAAAAAGAGAAAATAGAAAGTGCACAGAACAAAAAATGTATTGAATATAATGGATCGAATGATTTATGTGAAgttgaaaaaggaaaaaacaaATCATCAGAAAATATCCAGAGTAATAATGTCTCTATGATAagtaaatgtaaaaataaaattaaaaatgttgGAAAAATGTTTAATTGTGCTAATATAATTGAGGGAGCTTGTTTAataagatattattatttatgtttaatacctatattcttttcatttttcgtGACCTCTATAATATATCCTCACATGA ttCCGAATAAGCTGAAGAAGAACGTATATTACAAATACCTGTTTATGTTTCTTTACCAACTCAGTGATCTTATATTTCATATCATTGTGACTGTTTATTATAGTGCTTTTAACttttttaaacaaaaatatgttGCCATATTATGTTTAAGCAGAATCCTTCTTTTGCTATTATCCTTTAAAATTAAGAATTTAACTGAAGCatcctttttatattctaaTACTTTTTTGTCATTCCTAATATTTGTAATAGGAGGTACGAATGGTTCTTTGATCAATATTAGTTATGCCAGAATATCAGACTGTTTTGAAGAATCAAATAAGAAAACCAAACAAATCGCTGTGGCATCATCCTTCTGTGCTTTATGTCTATTAATGAGTTTTGCATTAGCACCATGGTTTTGTAATGCAATAATTCATTTGTAA